The DNA segment TTGGTGGTGGCGCCGCCCGTCAGGGCCGAGGCGACCGCGGCCGGGGTGGCCGAGGTGTGGTTCGCCAGGTAGACCGCCGCCGCGCCCGCGACGTGCGGGGTCGCCATCGACGTACCGGAGATGGTGTTCGTCGCGGTGTCGCTGGTGTACCAGCCGGCCGTGATGGAGGAGCCGGGCGCGAAGATGTCCAGCACCGAGCCGTAGTTGGAGTAGCTGGCCCGGGCGTCCGAGCTGGTGGTGGCGCCGACGGTGATCGCCTCGGTCACGCGGGCCGGGGAGTACGAGGAGGCGTTGGCGCTGCTGTTGCCGGCCGCGACGGCGTAGGTCACGCCGCTGGCGATGGAGTTGCGCACGGCCGTGTCCAGCGAGGCGGAGGCGCCGCCGCCGAGCGACATGTTGGCGACCGAGGGGCCGGTGTGGTTGTCGGTCACCCAGTCGATGCCCGCGATGACGCCGGCGGTGGTGCCGGAGCCCGCGTTGTCGAGCACGCGCACCGCCACGATCTTCGCCTTCTTGGCGACGCCGTAGGTCGAGCCCGCGATCGTGGTGGCCACATGGGTGCCGTGGCCGTTGCCGTCGGAGGCGGTGGTGTCCCCGTCGACCGCGTCGTAGCCGTAACTCGCCCGGCCGCTGATCTGCTGGTGGGTGATGCGCACGCCGGTGTCGATGACGTACGCCGTCACGCCGCCGCCCGCGCTGTCCGGGTAGGTGTACGTGCCCGAGAGCGGGAGCGCGGACTGGTCGATGCGGTCCAGGCCCCAGGGAGCGCTGGTCTGCGTGGTGTCGGCCAGCTGGACGCGCTGGTTCTGCTCGACGGAGGCCACGGCCGGGTCGGCGGCGAGTCTCTTGGCCTCGGTTGCGGAGAGGCCGGCGGTGTAGCCGTTCAGCGCCTTGGTGAAGGTCCTGCTCACCGAGCCGCCGTACTCCTTCACCAGGTCCTTGCCGGCGGCCGAGGACGCCTTGAGGCCGGCGCTCTTCTTGAGCGTGACGATGTAGCTGTCCTTGATCGCCGTGGGGGAGCCGGCGGCCAGGACCTTGCCCTCGGCCGGAGCGGCGTGGGCGGGGAGGGACGTGAGTCCGCCGACGAGGGCGGCGGTCGCCAGGCCGGATATCGCGGCGAACCGGATTTTGTTGCTACGCAGTTGTGCCATTACGAGGGAGTCCTCCTCAAGGCGGTGCGCAGGTGGTGCGCGCACATGTGGGGGGTGCGTGCGCGGTCGCACGCACGGCCCTGGAACGTCGCGTTCCCGTTCCGAAGCCGAGGTAAAGGATCTGTGGTCCCGGGGTGACGGACAAGGGAGTTGACGATCTGTCAACAATCCTGTCATGTACACGAAACGCAACTCATGGCGAACGCACAGGGTGGGAGTCGTGATGCCCGGGAAAGTCTTGGCATGGACACTTCCCGTCAACACGCGTAGTTGGTACGACGGTTAAGGCAGAGATCCTGCTATAGGGAGGTTCCATGAGACGTTCCCGACTTTCCGCATACGTCGCCTCACTCCTCCTCGCCGTCGGCACAGCCCTCACCGGGGCCGCGACAGCGCAGGCCGCCGACAGTGCCGCCGCAGGCGGCTATGTGGCCCTCGGCGACTCCTACTCCTCGGGCCTCGGCGCGGGCAGCTACATCGGCTCCAGCGGCGACTGCAAGCGCAGCACGAAGGCGTACCCGTACCTCTGGGCCGTCGCGAACTCACCCTCGTCGTTCGACTTCACGGCGTGCTCAGGCGCTCAAACGGGTGATGTCACGGCCAGTCAGCTCGGCCCGCTCAGCTCCGCCACCACACTCGTGTCCGTCTCCATCGGCGGCAACGACGCCGGCTTCGCGGACATCATGACGACCTGTGTGCTGCAGGGTGACAGTGCCTGCGTCGCACGCATCAACACCGCGAAGGCGTTCGTCGACTCGACGCTGCCCGGCAGGCTCGACAACGTGTACACCGCCATCCGGACCAAGGCCCCGTCCGCCCATGTGGTCGTGCTCGGCTACCCCCGCTTCTACAAGCTGGGCGCGTCGGGGTGCATCGGCCTGTCCGAGACCAAGCGCAGGGCGCTCAATGACGCCGCCGACTACATCAACGCCGCCACCGAGAAGCGTGCCCTGGACCACGGGTTCACGTTCGGCGACGTACGGCCCACCTTCACCGGGCACGAGCTGTGCTCCGGCAGTTCGTGGATGCACTCCGTGAACTGGCTCAGCATCCCGGAGTCGTACCACCCGACGGCCGCGGGCCAGTCGGGTGGTTATCTGCCGGTTCTGAACGCCGCGGCCTGAACCTAGGAGCCGGGCGATCCGGTAGGCGTCTGCGAGACCCCGTCCGTCGGGGTCTCCGTCTCACAGGTCACCGCGAACGGCACCGAGTTGGACTTCGTCTCCACCGGTTCGCGCACCTCGACACTGATCTCGTTCTCGAACGTCCCACTCTCGTCGGACGTCGTCACGAAGGCCCTGTCCTGCTTGGTCCGCCCCCCGCCTTCCGGGAAGGACAGGGTCTTCCATCCCTGGTCCATGACCTCGCCGTCCTGCGACACCCAGCGATAGCTGACCTGCGCCGGCAGCCGCACCACCGTGAACGTCGCCGTGAAGGCGGGCGCCTGCCCGTCCGGCGGCGGACAGGACCCGGAGTACTCGGTGTTGGCGCCTGCCAGCGTCACCTTCACGGACTGCGGCGCGGGAGTCGTACGACTGCTGCTCGGACTGGGCGTCGGACTCCGGCCCCCGTCGGTCGCGCCCTCGTCGTCCGTCTCGGCCGGCGAAGTCGCCTCGCCCGTCTGGGTGGTGGTCTCCTGCCCGCCCGCGTTCCCGCCGTTGCCGTCGCCGCGGTTGAGGAGGGCGTACGTCAGCCCCGCCACGGCCAGTGCGACGGCGGTGATGCCCGCGATCAGGGCGATGGCGGCGCGGCGGTTGCGCTCGGGGCGCACAGGAGCGGTGTTGTGGGCGGAAGCGGCGGCAGGCGTGGGCCGGGTGCGTCCGGGCGGTGGGACAGGGGCCGTGGGGGCGGTCTGCGGCGGCGTCCGGTGGGCCGCGACGGTCGGCGTGTAGGGAGTCGCCTGTGCGGCATCCGCGCGCGGTGTCCCTCCCGCACCGATGATCCGCAGGTCCTGCTCGGCCCGGTCGGCAGGCAGCCGCTCGGCCGGGTCCTTGCGCAGCAGCCCCTCGATGACGGGGGCGAGCGGTCCGGCACGGTGGGGCGGGGGCAGCTCCTCGTCGACGATCGCGCGCAGGGTGCTGAGGGGGTGGTCTGGCGGAACGGGGAGTTGCCCTCCACGGCCGCGTACAGGAGCACGCCGAGGGACCACAGGTCGGACTCCGGGCCGGGCGTACGGCCAAGCGCCCGCTCCGGGGCGAGGAACTCGGGGGAGCCGACGACTTCACCGGTCATCGTCAGCGCGGAGCTTCCCTCGACCATGGCGATACCGAAGTCGGTCAGGACGACCCGGCCGTCGTTCGACAGCAGCACGTTCGCCGGTTTCACGTCCCGGTGCAGCACCCCGGCCTCGTGCGCGGCCCGCAGCGCGGACAGCACCTCGGCGCCGATGTGCGCGACGCGCTGGGGGCTCAGCGGGCCCTCGGCGTCCAGCAGCTCGGCCAGCGAGATGCCGCGGACCAGCTCCATCACGATCCAGGGCCGGCCGTCCTGCGTGGCCACGTCGTACACCGTGACGACATTGCGGTTGGCGACCCGCGCCGCCGCCCACGCCTCGCGCTCCAGCCGGGCGTACATCCGCTCGACCTCCGGGCCCGGCAGCCCGTACGGCGCGCGCACCTCCTTGACCGCGACCTCGCGGTGCAGCAGCTCGTCACGGGCGCGCCACACGGTGCCCATGCCGCCCTCGCCGAGCGGGGACAGAAGGCGGTAGCGGCCCGCGATCAGACGTTCACTGCCCGGTTCTTCGGACACGGGCGTCCCCCATTCGCATCCGAGCGAAATCTGCACTCCGCGTGATTTCTCCACAAAAGTAGCTCAGCCGAGTGCGGATGCCGCCCCCTGGAGAACCAATCCGGCCCCGATCAGCACGACGAGCACCGCGGATCCCAGTGGAGCGGTCCTGCGGACGAAGACCGTCAGGGGGTGCGCCATCCAGCGGGGCTGCCTGTCCAGCACCCGCGTCACTCCCGTACCCAGCCTCACGACGGCGAACCCGGCCGCGGTGAGAGTGAGCGCGAGCCCGGCGCCGTACGCGACGACGAGCAGCAGCCCGAACCATGCCTTCCCGAGCGCCGCCGCGCCGACGAGCACGACAACCGCGGAGGGGCTGGGCACGAGCCCGCCGGCGAATCCGAGCAGGATCGTGCCGCGGAGGGTGGGGGCGGTGGAGTGGGTGTGGGTGAAACCGCCGTGGGTGTGGGTGAGGAGGCCGCGGTTGCGGGGGTGACCGTGCGGGTGGGGGTGGTCGTGGTCGTGTCCGCGGCCGTGCTCGGGTCCGTGCTGGTGGGTGTGGCCGGCAGGGGCATGCGCATGGACGTGGCCGTGCGTGGGGGTGGGCGCCGGTGTCGCGGTGTGGGCATGGGCGGCGACCAGGACTGGTTGTCGCTCGTGGGTGTGGTCGGCGTCGTGGGCGTGCTCGTGCCCGCCGAGGGGGTCGTGCGGGTGGGTGTGGTCGTCGTGCGCGTGCGCGTGGGAATGGTCGTGGTCGTGGTCGTGGTCATGGTCGTGCGCGTGCCCGTGGGTGTGGAGGCGGCCGTGGCCGCGGAAGTGCCAGGCACGGCGTACGAGTGTCGCGCCCGCCGCGATGACGAGGGCGCCGCTCGCGATGCCCAGCCAGGTGATGACCGAGGGTGCCGCCGCCGAACCGGCCGTGACCAGGAGGCCGAGGGCGACCACGCCCAGGGTGTGCGTGACCGTCACCGAGGCGGCCAGGGGCAGGACGTCCTTCATACGGGCCCGGCCGCCGCGGGCCGCCGCCACCGCCGCCATCAGGGTCTTGCCATGGCCCGGCGCGAGCGCGTGCATCGCGCCGAGGAAGATCGCCAGAAGCAGGGCGAGGGCGGCGAAGCCGACGGTCAGGTCGTGGCGGGAGACCAGGTCGTCCAGGGCGCGCGTCCAGCGGTCGGCGCCGCGCGGCAGGACGGAGGACGCGGGGGCGTTCTGGTCCGCCTCGGCGAGGGCCGGTCCGCCGGGGCGCACCCGCAGGGATGCGGTCTTGGTGTCGGCCGGGGAGGACAACAACTCCTCCGGATACCGGGTCAGTTCGCGGGAGATCGACTCCTTCGGCACGTCCGAGGCGGTGAGCGTCATACGGTCGCCGCGTGCCGTGATCTCCCGCCAGCCGGGGCCGGACTCCGCGCCCGCGCCGCGGAACCCGAGGTCGAGCGTGCCGTCGCCGGCGTTCTCGGGCAGCGGCGCCGTCAGCCGGCACTCGACGCGGAGGGTGTCGAGCCCTGCCTGGCCGGGCCGCACACGCGCGTGGCTGCTGTTCAGCGCGAGTTCGACCGTACGGCCGTCCACGGTGACCTCGCTGCCCCGCACGGCGTCCGCGCACCGCTGCCGCGCCCATGCCGTCATGCCCGCCTTCTCGATGTCCGGCCTGGCCTGGGTCGCCGGGATCTCGGCGAGGTCCTCGACGTGATGGACGCGCAGTTCGCCGGGGGTGGCGACGAGGCCGTCGTAGCGGTTGACGGTGAAGTTGCCGAGGGGGTGCGCGCTCGCGGGAGGGGAGGAGAACAGCGCGAGCGCGCAGGCCGCCGTGAGGACGGCGCCGCAGGAG comes from the Streptomyces sp. NBC_00443 genome and includes:
- a CDS encoding SGNH/GDSL hydrolase family protein — its product is MRRSRLSAYVASLLLAVGTALTGAATAQAADSAAAGGYVALGDSYSSGLGAGSYIGSSGDCKRSTKAYPYLWAVANSPSSFDFTACSGAQTGDVTASQLGPLSSATTLVSVSIGGNDAGFADIMTTCVLQGDSACVARINTAKAFVDSTLPGRLDNVYTAIRTKAPSAHVVVLGYPRFYKLGASGCIGLSETKRRALNDAADYINAATEKRALDHGFTFGDVRPTFTGHELCSGSSWMHSVNWLSIPESYHPTAAGQSGGYLPVLNAAA
- a CDS encoding nickel transporter; amino-acid sequence: MTLRRPLASCGAVLTAACALALFSSPPASAHPLGNFTVNRYDGLVATPGELRVHHVEDLAEIPATQARPDIEKAGMTAWARQRCADAVRGSEVTVDGRTVELALNSSHARVRPGQAGLDTLRVECRLTAPLPENAGDGTLDLGFRGAGAESGPGWREITARGDRMTLTASDVPKESISRELTRYPEELLSSPADTKTASLRVRPGGPALAEADQNAPASSVLPRGADRWTRALDDLVSRHDLTVGFAALALLLAIFLGAMHALAPGHGKTLMAAVAAARGGRARMKDVLPLAASVTVTHTLGVVALGLLVTAGSAAAPSVITWLGIASGALVIAAGATLVRRAWHFRGHGRLHTHGHAHDHDHDHDHDHSHAHAHDDHTHPHDPLGGHEHAHDADHTHERQPVLVAAHAHTATPAPTPTHGHVHAHAPAGHTHQHGPEHGRGHDHDHPHPHGHPRNRGLLTHTHGGFTHTHSTAPTLRGTILLGFAGGLVPSPSAVVVLVGAAALGKAWFGLLLVVAYGAGLALTLTAAGFAVVRLGTGVTRVLDRQPRWMAHPLTVFVRRTAPLGSAVLVVLIGAGLVLQGAASALG
- a CDS encoding S8 family peptidase, coding for MAQLRSNKIRFAAISGLATAALVGGLTSLPAHAAPAEGKVLAAGSPTAIKDSYIVTLKKSAGLKASSAAGKDLVKEYGGSVSRTFTKALNGYTAGLSATEAKRLAADPAVASVEQNQRVQLADTTQTSAPWGLDRIDQSALPLSGTYTYPDSAGGGVTAYVIDTGVRITHQQISGRASYGYDAVDGDTTASDGNGHGTHVATTIAGSTYGVAKKAKIVAVRVLDNAGSGTTAGVIAGIDWVTDNHTGPSVANMSLGGGASASLDTAVRNSIASGVTYAVAAGNSSANASSYSPARVTEAITVGATTSSDARASYSNYGSVLDIFAPGSSITAGWYTSDTATNTISGTSMATPHVAGAAAVYLANHTSATPAAVASALTGGATTNVVTGPGSGSPNRLLKLVP